One Paraburkholderia sp. HP33-1 genomic region harbors:
- a CDS encoding hydrolase has protein sequence MSNPKLEVLTPQNSQLIIIDQQPQMAFGVQSMDRQALKNNVVALAKAAKVFKIPTTITTVESESFSGFTYPELLDVFPGQKLLERTSMNSWDDQKVRDALAANGRKKVVVSGLWTEVCNTTFALCAMLEGNYEIYMVADASGGTSKDAHDFAMQRMVQAGVVPVTWQQVMLEWQRDWARRETYDEIMAIAKEHSGAYGMGIDYAYTMVHKAAQRTATPHEALAAVPAK, from the coding sequence ATGAGCAATCCGAAGCTTGAAGTACTCACTCCGCAAAACAGTCAGCTCATCATCATCGATCAGCAGCCTCAAATGGCATTCGGCGTGCAGTCCATGGACCGTCAGGCGCTCAAGAACAATGTCGTCGCACTGGCCAAGGCGGCCAAGGTGTTCAAGATTCCGACCACGATCACGACCGTCGAGTCGGAGAGCTTCTCAGGGTTCACGTACCCGGAACTGCTCGACGTGTTTCCAGGCCAGAAGCTGCTCGAACGTACCTCGATGAACTCATGGGACGACCAGAAAGTCCGTGACGCGCTTGCCGCGAATGGCCGCAAGAAGGTGGTCGTGTCGGGGCTGTGGACGGAAGTCTGCAATACGACTTTCGCACTATGCGCAATGCTCGAAGGCAACTACGAGATCTACATGGTGGCCGACGCCTCGGGCGGCACGTCGAAAGACGCGCATGACTTCGCGATGCAGCGCATGGTCCAGGCGGGTGTCGTGCCGGTCACCTGGCAACAGGTCATGCTCGAATGGCAGCGCGACTGGGCACGCCGCGAAACCTACGACGAGATCATGGCGATCGCGAAGGAGCACTCGGGCGCATACGGCATGGGCATCGACTATGCGTACACGATGGTCCACAAGGCCGCGCAGCGCACGGCCACACCGCATGAGGCGCTGGCGGCCGTACCGGCGAAGTGA
- a CDS encoding XapX domain-containing protein has protein sequence MKPYIFSFLAGALVGVVYYAIGVQSPAPPTIALVGLLGILAGEQILPVVRRMFSGIKLNVAWREAKCSQHMFGSLPGAHTPDAATKDPRAS, from the coding sequence ATGAAACCGTATATTTTTTCTTTCCTCGCAGGTGCGCTTGTCGGGGTCGTTTACTACGCAATCGGTGTGCAGTCGCCTGCTCCGCCCACCATTGCGCTCGTGGGACTGCTCGGTATTCTGGCGGGCGAGCAGATACTTCCCGTCGTGCGCCGCATGTTTTCAGGCATCAAACTGAATGTGGCCTGGCGCGAAGCGAAATGCAGCCAACATATGTTCGGCTCACTGCCGGGCGCTCACACTCCCGACGCAGCCACCAAGGACCCGCGAGCATCGTGA
- a CDS encoding DoxX family protein, with protein sequence MTALSGSSNPAWIRTLLAQPWVAPLVRLALVSAYLIGGVNKALNFDSAIAEQAHFGLHPPALWAALAVAVEIVGSLCVVFRRYTWLGAGGLAVLTVVAMVVANDFWNETGTARFMALNSFFEHVGLIAALVLATMLGDVNHAAGGSRD encoded by the coding sequence ATGACGGCGCTGAGCGGCAGCAGCAACCCGGCATGGATCCGGACGCTCCTTGCGCAGCCATGGGTGGCGCCGCTCGTGCGTCTCGCGCTCGTGTCGGCCTACCTGATAGGCGGCGTGAACAAGGCGCTGAACTTCGACAGCGCGATCGCGGAGCAGGCGCATTTCGGCCTGCATCCGCCCGCGCTCTGGGCTGCGCTCGCAGTAGCGGTGGAGATCGTTGGTTCGCTTTGCGTGGTCTTTCGGCGCTATACGTGGCTCGGTGCTGGCGGACTCGCCGTGCTGACCGTCGTCGCGATGGTGGTGGCCAACGACTTCTGGAATGAGACCGGCACCGCGCGCTTCATGGCGCTCAACAGCTTTTTCGAGCACGTGGGGCTGATCGCCGCGCTCGTGCTCGCGACCATGCTCGGCGATGTGAATCATGCGGCGGGCGGCAGCCGCGACTGA
- a CDS encoding YoaK family protein, producing the protein MKSEDTILSAIAGFVDTLSFVALFGLFTAHVTGNFVLIGAGVAGFGRGVLLKLIVFPAFVGGVVVSSLLVRSLSERHARQGSRLLHTVQAVLMFGYCLAGVWATPVTQPESFAVTVAGIVGAFAMGVQNAHPKLIKRASVPNTVMTGNVTQAILDAVDMLSADTSESVRDVARARFATMLPAIVAFAIGAIAGALGYRHMGFWALLAPAFALVALAMTTGEHERAATPGHA; encoded by the coding sequence ATGAAGTCCGAGGACACGATTCTTTCCGCGATTGCGGGCTTCGTCGATACGCTGAGCTTCGTTGCGCTGTTCGGGCTCTTCACCGCGCACGTGACAGGCAACTTCGTGCTGATCGGCGCCGGCGTTGCGGGCTTCGGTCGCGGCGTGTTGCTCAAGCTCATCGTGTTTCCGGCATTCGTCGGCGGGGTGGTCGTGAGCAGCCTGCTGGTGCGATCGCTCTCCGAGCGGCACGCACGGCAGGGCTCGCGCCTGCTTCATACAGTGCAGGCCGTGCTCATGTTCGGCTACTGCCTGGCCGGCGTCTGGGCGACGCCCGTCACGCAACCCGAAAGCTTCGCGGTCACGGTGGCGGGTATCGTCGGCGCGTTTGCGATGGGCGTGCAGAATGCGCATCCCAAGCTCATCAAGCGCGCCAGCGTGCCGAATACCGTGATGACGGGCAACGTCACGCAAGCCATCCTCGATGCGGTCGACATGCTATCGGCCGACACGTCCGAGAGCGTGCGCGATGTCGCACGCGCACGATTCGCGACGATGCTGCCAGCTATCGTCGCTTTCGCGATCGGGGCGATTGCTGGGGCTTTGGGTTACCGCCACATGGGATTCTGGGCGCTACTCGCGCCGGCGTTCGCGCTCGTGGCGCTCGCCATGACCACCGGGGAGCACGAACGCGCGGCCACACCTGGCCACGCTTGA
- a CDS encoding alginate export family protein yields MVSTARRGRRFEKAASVAVYAGLLLTLADAAYADAPAQSAVPTPTTACDAKRPVVMFNRWQEDWSVLANPCVPRKPLDSLKYIPLGADPSSYLSLGVNLRERIESNNATLFGIGTQSDTYLLQRIQVHADAHLADHWQFFVQLEDARAFGKNVVTPVDKNPLDLEQAFVTYTGALGGGTFKFRVGRQEMAFDLQRFISVRDGPNVRQAYDAIWADYEYQKWRFIAYATQPVQNRDATVFDDVSNRNLTFSGVRFERKAVGPGDLSGYWSLYSRSNAQYLDASGSERRDVWDTRYFGTYGRFNWDIEGMLQTGTVGNDTILAWAVGSIAGYKLDMPWSPQVSVQVDAASGDRHPHDGRLETFNPLFPNGYYFTLAGYTSYANLIHIKPSITLKPTANLALLGALGFQWRQTTADAVYQQPLQPVPRTAGKGTLWTGMYLQLRADWTIAANLIGSIEAVHFQVGDSIRQAGGHNADYAGIELKYGW; encoded by the coding sequence ATGGTGTCGACTGCAAGGCGCGGGCGTCGATTCGAAAAGGCCGCGAGCGTCGCGGTCTACGCGGGTCTGCTGCTGACGTTGGCCGATGCGGCATACGCCGATGCGCCCGCACAGTCGGCCGTCCCGACGCCGACCACCGCGTGCGATGCCAAACGCCCGGTGGTGATGTTCAATCGCTGGCAGGAAGACTGGTCGGTGCTCGCGAATCCCTGCGTACCGCGCAAGCCGCTCGACAGCCTGAAGTACATACCGCTCGGCGCCGACCCTTCGTCCTATCTGTCGCTCGGGGTGAACCTGCGCGAGCGGATCGAAAGCAATAACGCAACGCTGTTCGGCATCGGCACGCAGTCGGATACGTATCTGCTCCAGCGCATCCAGGTTCACGCCGATGCACATCTCGCCGACCATTGGCAGTTCTTCGTGCAACTCGAAGATGCGCGCGCGTTCGGCAAGAACGTGGTCACGCCGGTCGACAAGAACCCGCTCGATCTCGAGCAGGCATTCGTGACCTATACGGGCGCGCTTGGCGGTGGCACGTTCAAGTTTCGCGTGGGCCGCCAGGAAATGGCATTCGACCTGCAGCGGTTCATTTCCGTGCGCGACGGCCCCAACGTGCGCCAGGCCTACGACGCGATCTGGGCCGACTACGAATACCAGAAATGGCGCTTCATCGCCTACGCGACGCAACCCGTGCAAAATCGCGACGCCACCGTGTTCGACGATGTGTCGAACCGTAACCTCACCTTCAGCGGCGTGCGATTCGAGCGCAAGGCGGTAGGGCCGGGCGATCTGTCCGGCTACTGGTCGCTCTACAGCCGCAGCAACGCGCAATACCTCGACGCGAGCGGCAGCGAGCGGCGCGATGTCTGGGATACGCGTTACTTCGGCACGTACGGTCGCTTCAATTGGGACATCGAAGGAATGCTGCAGACGGGGACGGTCGGCAACGACACGATCCTCGCGTGGGCCGTCGGCTCGATCGCGGGCTACAAGCTCGACATGCCGTGGTCGCCGCAAGTTTCAGTGCAGGTCGACGCGGCTTCGGGTGACCGTCATCCGCACGACGGCCGACTCGAGACCTTCAATCCGTTGTTTCCGAATGGCTATTACTTCACGCTCGCAGGCTATACGAGCTATGCGAACCTGATCCATATCAAGCCGTCCATCACGCTCAAGCCAACGGCCAATCTCGCCCTGCTCGGCGCACTGGGCTTTCAGTGGCGCCAAACGACTGCGGACGCCGTGTATCAGCAGCCGCTTCAACCCGTGCCACGCACCGCAGGCAAGGGCACCCTATGGACGGGCATGTATCTGCAACTTCGTGCCGACTGGACGATTGCCGCCAATCTGATCGGTTCCATCGAAGCCGTGCACTTCCAGGTGGGCGACTCGATCAGGCAGGCCGGCGGGCACAACGCGGACTACGCCGGTATCGAGCTCAAGTACGGGTGGTAG
- a CDS encoding DUF1427 family protein: protein MKPYLVSLGAGLLAGVIYSAIKIRSPAPPLVALIGLLGMVIGVQAVPALRQLFGL, encoded by the coding sequence ATGAAACCGTATCTCGTGTCACTGGGGGCAGGGTTGCTGGCAGGTGTGATCTACAGCGCAATCAAGATTCGGTCGCCCGCGCCGCCGCTCGTTGCCCTTATCGGCTTGCTGGGCATGGTGATCGGCGTACAGGCCGTGCCAGCCCTCAGGCAGTTGTTCGGACTTTGA
- a CDS encoding LysR family transcriptional regulator, which produces MQNLPDLEAWAIFARVAETGSFAKAADLFGISQPTVSKAIARLEHRLGTMLLYRTTRKLSLTPTGERLRNRAVQLLANAEVFESEASALALEPHGVVRVNAPTSFGLLHVAPLLPAFLEHHPSVDVDLVLTDHPVDIVSGGFDVAIRIADMSDSSVSSRRICTVRRRLVASPAYLERHGRPEHPRDLERHATLTDTSLPTPEYWRFRSMTSDDEYAVPVRGRVRSNNADVLLPSLIAGHGLAFQPEFLVWDALQRGELEQVMCDWRIADIDVNLITPPSVVRTPRVTALLEILVEHLAHAPWAMAES; this is translated from the coding sequence ATGCAAAATCTTCCTGATCTTGAAGCCTGGGCCATCTTCGCGCGCGTTGCGGAGACCGGCTCCTTCGCGAAGGCCGCCGACCTGTTCGGCATCTCGCAACCGACCGTCTCCAAAGCCATTGCCCGTCTCGAACACCGCCTCGGCACCATGCTGCTGTACCGCACGACACGCAAGCTGTCGCTCACCCCGACCGGCGAACGGTTGCGCAACCGGGCGGTTCAACTGCTCGCCAACGCCGAGGTCTTCGAAAGCGAGGCATCCGCTCTCGCGCTCGAACCCCATGGCGTCGTGCGCGTCAACGCCCCGACGTCGTTTGGCCTGCTCCATGTCGCACCGCTGCTTCCCGCCTTTCTCGAGCACCACCCGAGCGTCGACGTCGACCTCGTGCTCACCGATCATCCCGTTGACATCGTTTCGGGCGGCTTCGACGTGGCCATCCGCATTGCCGACATGAGCGATTCCTCGGTAAGCTCGCGCCGCATCTGCACGGTACGCCGGCGGCTGGTGGCCTCGCCCGCCTACCTCGAGCGGCACGGACGCCCCGAACACCCGCGCGATCTCGAACGACACGCGACCTTGACCGACACGAGCCTGCCGACTCCCGAATACTGGCGCTTCCGCTCCATGACCTCGGACGACGAATATGCGGTGCCCGTGCGCGGTCGCGTGCGCAGCAATAACGCCGACGTGCTCCTTCCATCGTTGATCGCGGGACATGGTCTCGCCTTTCAACCGGAGTTCCTGGTGTGGGACGCACTGCAGCGTGGTGAGCTCGAGCAGGTCATGTGCGACTGGAGAATCGCCGACATCGATGTCAACCTCATTACGCCACCGAGCGTCGTACGCACGCCGCGCGTCACCGCGTTGCTCGAAATTCTCGTCGAGCATCTGGCGCACGCCCCATGGGCGATGGCCGAGAGCTGA
- a CDS encoding glyoxalase, with protein sequence MRTIRSALLGLTIAAALAVAPVSFAKPPVMPAATPTLAVGAQYDTTHVYVAPEDFDRFTDSFVATFGGRKSKQGVFQVTPTPSQTMSQLVFTPSGTISVFGFKTPIPWPFGAERSGYLVTNMDTAMKVARDHGADVIVDTFSDPIGRDAVIRWGGGVNMQLYWHTEAPRYDPLEKIPENRVYVSPDSLHKFVHDFVKFSNGRVVSDVANAPGIEVGQPDGTYRRVRIESGFGKITVLVTNGHLPYPYGRETTGYEVADLSATLEKAKAAGVNVLVPAFTSDGRNAAIVQFPGGYIAEIHANAAK encoded by the coding sequence ATGAGAACAATTCGCTCCGCATTGCTTGGCCTGACGATCGCGGCCGCTCTCGCCGTCGCGCCCGTCTCGTTCGCGAAGCCGCCCGTCATGCCCGCCGCAACGCCGACGCTTGCCGTCGGTGCGCAATACGACACGACCCACGTATACGTCGCGCCCGAAGATTTCGACCGTTTCACCGACAGCTTCGTCGCGACGTTCGGCGGCCGCAAGTCGAAGCAGGGCGTATTCCAGGTCACGCCCACGCCGAGCCAGACGATGTCGCAGCTCGTCTTCACGCCGTCGGGCACGATTTCGGTGTTCGGCTTCAAGACGCCGATCCCCTGGCCGTTCGGCGCGGAGCGTTCCGGCTATCTCGTGACCAATATGGACACGGCCATGAAAGTAGCGCGCGACCACGGCGCGGATGTGATCGTCGACACGTTTTCCGACCCGATTGGCCGTGATGCGGTCATCCGCTGGGGAGGCGGCGTGAACATGCAGCTCTACTGGCATACCGAGGCGCCGCGCTACGACCCGTTGGAGAAGATTCCAGAGAATCGGGTCTACGTTTCGCCCGATAGCTTGCATAAGTTCGTTCACGATTTCGTCAAGTTCTCGAACGGCAGAGTGGTGTCCGACGTGGCGAACGCGCCAGGCATCGAAGTCGGACAGCCGGACGGCACCTATCGACGCGTGCGCATCGAGTCGGGCTTCGGCAAGATCACCGTGCTCGTGACGAACGGTCATCTGCCTTACCCGTACGGGCGGGAAACGACGGGCTACGAAGTGGCCGATCTCTCCGCGACGCTGGAGAAGGCGAAGGCTGCAGGCGTGAACGTGCTCGTGCCCGCGTTCACCTCGGACGGGCGCAACGCCGCGATCGTCCAGTTCCCTGGTGGTTACATCGCCGAGATCCACGCCAACGCTGCGAAATGA
- a CDS encoding phospholipase A, translated as MSALVLGSYSAYSVAGVSILRPPREARSDEPLVVTIVYTGDASSGTSVDVPRTLSVTLTNGEALPRAVLLTRESGAPEHVRLAAGEMKAISYSAPWPEWARGALRVDVPGVDVSPSVVLLTRMPRSAATASAATAAPASAAAVASASAPLAIAPAEGPMAGNESIATQIPPSTVKPTNSLVPDIGTFLAGRLSLYQPTYFADGWDSSDNGLAKFQVSFKFRFVLPDDPRSRRFLDNLYFAYTQTSLWDIRGHMNPFYDTSYMPALFYYLEDTGWRTSWFTRMGVETGYEHESNGTAGPDSRGIDILYVKPIWEFGDLNANHLTVAPKIYGYTHKQDTNSDIANYRGYVDLLVKYGSPDGWQLATTLRKGTKSTYGSVDVQFTYPLAKLFGSAWGGYLFLNYFNGYAEDLLAYNQHRWAARIGFAVSR; from the coding sequence ATGAGCGCGCTGGTGCTCGGCAGCTACTCCGCGTATAGCGTCGCTGGGGTTTCCATATTGCGGCCGCCGCGCGAAGCGAGGTCCGACGAACCGCTCGTGGTGACGATCGTCTACACCGGCGACGCTTCCTCCGGCACGTCGGTTGACGTGCCTCGCACCTTGAGCGTAACGCTGACCAACGGCGAGGCCCTGCCAAGGGCCGTTCTGCTCACGCGCGAATCCGGCGCGCCCGAGCATGTGCGGCTCGCGGCCGGTGAGATGAAGGCGATCAGCTATAGCGCGCCGTGGCCCGAGTGGGCGCGCGGTGCGCTTCGCGTCGACGTGCCCGGCGTCGACGTATCGCCTTCGGTGGTCCTGCTCACGCGCATGCCTCGGAGCGCGGCGACGGCCAGCGCCGCAACGGCCGCACCCGCGTCTGCGGCGGCGGTTGCGTCCGCATCCGCACCGCTTGCGATCGCGCCAGCAGAAGGGCCGATGGCCGGCAACGAATCGATCGCCACGCAAATACCGCCTTCGACCGTGAAGCCCACGAATTCGCTGGTGCCGGACATCGGCACCTTCCTCGCAGGGCGGTTGTCGCTCTACCAACCCACGTACTTCGCCGATGGCTGGGACTCATCGGACAACGGTCTTGCCAAATTCCAGGTCAGCTTCAAGTTCCGCTTCGTTTTGCCCGATGATCCGCGCTCACGCCGTTTTCTCGACAACCTCTATTTTGCCTACACGCAGACTTCGCTCTGGGATATCCGCGGGCATATGAACCCGTTCTACGATACGAGCTACATGCCCGCGCTTTTCTACTACCTCGAGGACACCGGGTGGAGGACCAGCTGGTTCACCCGGATGGGCGTCGAGACGGGCTACGAGCACGAGTCGAACGGGACCGCCGGTCCCGATTCGCGCGGCATCGACATCCTGTACGTGAAGCCGATTTGGGAATTCGGCGACCTCAATGCCAACCACCTGACCGTTGCACCGAAAATCTACGGGTACACACACAAGCAGGACACGAATTCGGATATCGCCAACTATCGCGGCTATGTCGACCTGCTGGTCAAATACGGCAGCCCGGATGGCTGGCAGCTCGCGACCACCTTGAGAAAGGGCACGAAATCGACCTATGGAAGCGTCGACGTACAATTTACCTACCCGCTCGCCAAGCTGTTCGGCAGTGCCTGGGGCGGGTATCTGTTTCTCAACTATTTCAACGGCTACGCAGAAGATCTTCTCGCTTACAACCAGCACCGCTGGGCCGCGCGAATTGGCTTCGCCGTGTCGCGCTGA
- a CDS encoding amidohydrolase: protein MSTTGNQPDLILHNGRFTTLDPSNPTATAAAIADGCFVAVGSDADVMPLAGRATRVVDLGGRPVLPGLIDNHLHLIRGGLNYNMELRWDGVPSLAVAMEMLKQQVAITPAPQWVRVVGGFTEHQFTEKRLPTIEELNAAAPDTPVFILHLYDRALLNAAALRVVGYTKDTPEPPGGKILRDDAGNPTGLLLANPNAAILYATLAKGPKLPPEYQYNSTRHFMRELNRLGVTGAIDAGGGFQNFPEDYEIIRKLHDAGEMTIRVAYNLFTQKPKAEKEDFVNWTSTVKYHDGTDYFRHNGGGEMLVFSAADFEDFRVARPELPPEMEGELEGVVRVLAQNRWPWRLHATYDETISRALYVFEKVNKEIPLSGLNWFFDHAETVSERSMDRIAALGGGIAVQHRMAYQGEYFVERYGAQAAEATPPVAKMLAKGIKVSAGTDATRVASYNPWVSLAWLVSGKTVAGLRMYPQRNLLDRETALRMWTEYVTWFSNEEGRKGRIAVGQLADLMVPDRDFFACAEADIAATTALLTVVGGRIVWGAGPFSQYDAPIPPAMPDWSPVRRYAGYGAWGAARGGSAPLQRAAAAAACGCARACNVHGHGHAVAWGGALPAGDAKAFWGAFGCSCWAI from the coding sequence ATGAGCACAACCGGCAATCAACCCGACCTGATTCTTCATAACGGACGGTTCACCACGCTGGACCCAAGCAACCCCACCGCCACGGCAGCGGCGATCGCCGATGGCTGCTTCGTGGCAGTCGGCAGCGATGCTGACGTTATGCCGCTTGCGGGCCGTGCGACCCGGGTTGTCGATCTCGGCGGCCGGCCCGTGTTGCCAGGCCTGATTGACAATCATCTGCACTTGATCCGCGGCGGCCTCAACTACAACATGGAGCTGCGCTGGGACGGCGTGCCCTCGCTCGCGGTTGCCATGGAGATGCTCAAGCAGCAGGTCGCGATCACGCCCGCGCCGCAATGGGTACGGGTGGTCGGCGGCTTCACCGAGCACCAGTTCACGGAAAAGCGTCTGCCGACCATCGAGGAACTCAATGCGGCGGCGCCCGATACGCCCGTGTTCATCCTGCATTTGTATGACCGCGCGCTGCTCAACGCCGCCGCGTTGCGTGTCGTGGGCTACACGAAGGACACGCCTGAGCCGCCAGGAGGCAAGATCCTGCGCGACGACGCGGGCAATCCCACCGGGTTGCTGCTTGCCAATCCGAATGCCGCGATCCTCTACGCCACGCTCGCGAAAGGCCCGAAGCTGCCGCCCGAGTATCAGTACAACTCGACGCGCCACTTCATGCGCGAGCTCAATCGCCTCGGTGTGACCGGCGCGATTGACGCGGGCGGCGGCTTTCAGAACTTCCCAGAGGATTACGAAATTATCCGCAAGCTGCATGACGCGGGCGAGATGACCATTCGCGTCGCGTACAACCTTTTTACGCAGAAGCCGAAGGCCGAAAAAGAGGACTTCGTGAACTGGACCAGCACGGTCAAGTATCACGACGGTACAGATTACTTCCGTCACAACGGCGGGGGCGAGATGCTCGTGTTTTCGGCGGCCGACTTCGAGGACTTCCGCGTGGCGCGTCCTGAACTGCCGCCCGAAATGGAAGGCGAACTCGAAGGCGTGGTGCGCGTGCTCGCGCAGAACCGCTGGCCGTGGCGGCTGCACGCCACTTACGACGAAACCATCAGCCGCGCGCTCTACGTGTTCGAGAAGGTGAACAAGGAGATCCCGCTAAGCGGCCTGAACTGGTTCTTCGATCACGCCGAAACGGTTTCCGAGCGTTCGATGGACCGCATCGCGGCGCTGGGCGGCGGCATCGCGGTGCAGCACCGCATGGCCTATCAGGGCGAGTACTTCGTCGAGCGCTACGGCGCGCAGGCTGCGGAAGCCACGCCGCCAGTAGCGAAGATGCTCGCGAAAGGCATCAAGGTTTCGGCCGGCACCGACGCGACCCGTGTAGCGTCATACAACCCGTGGGTGTCGCTCGCGTGGCTCGTGAGCGGCAAGACGGTCGCGGGCCTGCGCATGTATCCGCAGCGCAACCTGCTCGACCGCGAAACGGCCCTACGCATGTGGACCGAGTACGTAACCTGGTTCTCGAACGAGGAGGGCAGGAAAGGCCGCATAGCGGTCGGGCAACTGGCGGATCTGATGGTGCCTGACCGCGACTTCTTCGCCTGCGCCGAGGCCGATATCGCCGCCACCACGGCCTTGCTGACGGTGGTCGGCGGCCGGATCGTCTGGGGCGCGGGCCCGTTCTCGCAGTATGACGCGCCGATCCCCCCGGCGATGCCTGACTGGTCGCCGGTGCGGCGCTACGCCGGTTACGGTGCATGGGGCGCGGCGCGGGGCGGAAGCGCTCCGCTGCAGCGTGCCGCCGCGGCCGCGGCGTGCGGCTGCGCGCGCGCGTGCAACGTGCACGGTCATGGGCACGCGGTCGCATGGGGAGGTGCGCTGCCCGCCGGTGATGCGAAGGCATTCTGGGGCGCGTTTGGTTGCTCGTGCTGGGCCATCTGA